The segment TCAATCCCTTTTCTAGTCACAAAGAGCAGGAAGGAGCCAGGGGGCGTTGGAGCCTTCTAGAATGCTACTCTCTAGCGATCCTTGTGCCCAGTGACTTGGTATAACTGTTGCCAGCTGAGGCAGCCCTGTTCTTAACACTCTACTTGTGAAGCCAAGAAACTGGTGCTTTCTAGAATGCAGGATGTCTGACAGGTGAAGGACCTAAAAGCCTCCACCCAgattgggggatggggagaagccACACTGTTTGAAAGCTGGAGCAAAAGGTGAGTTCTCCTTTCTAAGCCCCTAGCTAAATGGTACAAGAGGCAAAGATCCAGGCTGGTTCTTGGAAACTCCTCTCTGCCATTGCAGTCATATGCCACATCAGCCTTGGCCGATGCCTTTCACCTGGCAGGAGCAAAACTGGCCCTAAACAGGTGCTATTTTGGCCTACGTCTGATctacagcagttctcaacctcTTGTataggtgacccctttcacacagtaagcctatgagtgcgaccccccccttcaCAATAACACTTTTATATTTAAGACTATTAAATTAACACtattggggtggaggctgacagctcccaCTCCCCCACAAGCAATAACCTTAAGACCCCCAGATCTCTGGGATTGGTAATGCTACTGACACGGTGCCCAAGCCACTGCCAGTCCTCAAGTGCTCTACTCATTGGTTGTCCCCTTTTCTACAAAAGCCAAACTTGCTTTTCCTTTCCCCGGCTATGCCATTAAGGGCAGCTGCTACTTACGCTGTGATCTTCACAAGCGGGCGGTTGATAGCAGGCATGTCAATGCCAGCGAAGATGTGCCCATCCATGTTGTTTGTGCCCGCAATGTAGTCAATGTCTGCAGCATTAGCAAAGAGATTCTCTGGCTGGTCTGGAAGGAAATCTCCATCAACCACAGGAGCGAAAGCTAGGTAATGGACTAGAGGATctgcaggagggaagagaaagCGAAATCCACTATGCATCTAGGAGAGGAGCCAACAGCCCTCTTGCCTAGCATGGCCTGCAGCTGCTTTGCACAGGGAGCTTCTGCGTGAACAAGTTTGATGATATCCTGGCCCCTATGAGAGCCTTGCTACTGACTTCAGAGGGGCCAGAATTTCCCCGTTACATAGCGGAAGGTAGGTGTATATACTATAGACCTCTCACCCAGCACACCCTATGGCTGCCTTGCACAGGGAGCTTCAGGCTATATACAGTATATAGTGCAAGACAGACTTTAGCCAAATATCACAGACAAGCTGGCAAAGGGAGGGCCGAACAGCGGACATCATTGGTCAGACCAGCGTCAGAAAGTCAGCTAACTCGCCCAGCCAAGGCTACAGAAGAGCAGGGCTTGCTCCTGAGCAAAAGCTCCTCTATTCGTTCCAGACGTTTTAACCAGCTGCCAGCAGAGGATTCTGACATGGGGCTACAGTGCAAACAGCAGCAGCGGTGGGGACAGCGGGCTAGCAAAGATTCCTGTGAAAAGCTAGTCCTGTATTCACTGAATTGGCAAACATTTCCCCACCAGCTGTACTGGGAGTGGGTCTTGCTGGCTCCTACGCCCCACCTAGTGGCCCGACTGAAAATTGCAGCACAGTGACAATTTTTAGCATTGCTCCTGAGTTCTGCTCTCTGCTCTCACGGGATATAAAGAGTGGGTGAGGACAGCTGTCTCCAAGAGACACAGAGGTTGTGTTAAGCCAGGCCATGGCTACCTGGGTAGTGCAGCTCCACTGTGCTAAAGAAAGAGGCATCTTTTCCAGCATGATCAAGCCCAGTCAATACAAAATGTACTTTATTGGGCTGGGGGCTGACATCTTCCCTTACCGAATGATTGTCGTAATATCCCATCTGCTCACTGACTGGGGCACGCAACACACAGCACCCTGGTTCCCATCCTGCTAGCACCCACCGACTCACATGGCAGGTTGACCAACTCCAGGTGGTAGGCCAGCGTCACAGCCTGGGGGTCGGTGACCCGAAGGCAGTTGCCCAAGGCCGTGGTGTCGTCGGTAGGGCAGCCCACCTTCTCTGCAACCTGCAGGACATGAGCGAGAGAAACCACGATGGAGTTACACCTAGAGCCATTGTTGGCACAACCAGCCAGGAATTAGCACTGAACTAATACCCATTGGGAAAGGGGGAGTTTCTTTTTAATCCTAGAGGATTTTGTTTGAAAATCTCCATCTCTATGGAGTATTCTCAAGCtctgaacactttttttttttttttaattttgctccTGCTCTTACTTATTAAATCACCCTCAGTGTTTCACATGCAAGACAGACCTTTAACTGCAGGAAGTCTGGCCAGGACAGTGGGCCTCAGCTTGGCAGTATCAGTGTCTCTCTGAATCCAAAGGGCTTGGATAACTAGAGCACCATTTGTCCTCCTGGAGCTGTAACTATTGTGCAGCTTCTCCCAGGCTCAAGTCTGACAAAGACCCTGGGAAACTCTTGCCTCAGGACACTGCCCTACTTCTGAAGTCCACTTTACCTTGGTAGCCCAGAAGAGAGGGTTCTCCTGGATAGCCCAGGTGCACAGGCCGACTCCGCTTTGGCTGATGGCTCGTTTGATCAGCCCCTTGTTGTACGGCGATAGAGTCTGCAACATGGAAAAGGAACAGGAAGGTTATTTGGTATCAAGTCCTGAAAAGATCCTTCTGTATTCTGGTGTGGCAGAGAGCTCCAGGCCCCACCCTGGCTTTACAGGAGGCTCAGAAAAGTTGTTAGCTCTTTTCAAGTCTCAATGTATTGCAGGGTCTCAGGAACCCAGGGACTCAATCTTCTAAAACATCAGGTAACTAAGGTGCTGAGATACAGAGCCGGTAGGGCAGTACATGGACCCCTATAGGAGAACAGAACTGGGGCTGAAGATAAAGAGATGCTGTTATAGCAGGGGAACCTTGCTTGGGGGAAGCAGCACCCTCCAGATCTGGAGGCTTTAGAAAGGGCATTTCTAAATCAAAGCTGAGAGCGCAGTTGTGTCGAAAACAATTACTTTCTCTATGCAGAGTGGGCTGCTCAAAACAGGATGTTAATTAACCCACTGGGGCTGGCCCTACTGCCCTCCCAGGACAGCATCTGCAGCTGTGATGGAGCAGTTTCAACCATTCACAAAACAGAGGGGAAAAGGAACCCCATGACGGCCCAGCGGCAATCGCACACCTGTAACGAGACGCTGGCAGCGCCGGCTGACTCCCCGAAGATGGTGATGTTTTCTGGGTCGCCCCCGAAGGCCTTGATGTTTCTCTTCACCCACGCGATGGCCATGTGCTGGTCCTTTAGTCCGTAGTTACCTGGCCAAGGGAAGACATGTACATTTCAAGGAGGAGAGTTGAAGCAGTGAGGCTCAAAGCCCtccctgctccacacccccagctccactctgtaTCAAAGCTGGggttagaactcaggagttcctggttcCTGAACTCCTGTCTATATGTTTTGTGAAGCTGTGCATTCAGACAAGGGCTTTTTTCCTCTCAACACTCTGCTGTCCTCGTGCCACAAACGGAAGTGAAGCCAAGGTCTCGCGCTGGCAGGCATTATCTCCAGCTATCACAGaaatcactgcagtatctgaactCTGCTAACCGTCTGGTCAGATAGGAGAGACAAGATGTGCTAGGGGCGGAAAGCCTGTTGGGTAGGTACTCAACCCATCTAACCAATGCCAGCCGTGCCTCACATACCCAATCCACTCGCAGCCTCTGCTCCACGTATAAACTCAGGCCCTCTCATCCCTTGAGAGAGATCCCTTTTGCCACACTCCTGCCAATGCAGAGTGAAGCAGACACGctgccatgtgtgtgtgtggggggggagcagGACACGAGAGAGCTCAATATGATGTGTGAGGGGAGTGTGGTGGCAGGAGATACCCTAGCATGagcagaggtggggggcagggggcagagtggaggtCTCTGGAGCAAAGTGAAGCAGCTGCCATACCTGGAACACTGGCATCCCCCGTGCTGAGGAACCCCAGCGGTCCCACTCGGTAGTTGAAGGTCACCACGATGACCTTTCCTCGCACTGCGATCTCCTGGCCATCGTAGAGGTAGTTATTGAGGAAGTTAGCGCCCTGCCCGCCTCCCAGGAGGAATGCCCCTCCATAGATCCATATCATCACCGGCAGATTTGTGGACACtgcaagggggagagagagaccgcACAGAGTCAGACAAAAGCCGCCTCACTCAGGCATAAGCCAATCTCTTGGGTGAATATAGAAACATCTGCCTCCAGGTCCACTTGACCATAGACACAGGCAGATGATTCATCATGACAATAGACTTAGGACTCAGCTACTTTGCTCTGTCAGGGATAAAAAAGCCTGGGGCAGCAATACAGTGCAGAAGAGATACCCAGCATGGAACTCCAGTCCCAACTCGCCAAGAGAAGCACAAGCTCTCCATGGCAACGGGTTCAGTGGTGTCTCTAGTATCACCATCCATCCTCCGAGAGCCTGCAGGGAGGGTCATTTCCCCAGAGAAACAGTGCTTTGCAAGAGAAGGGGGGGCTGTAGCTGCCATAACGTGAGGAGTCCACTGCTGCCCTTGGAGTTGGGGAGAATACATTACTGCAGACTGCCAGCCCCAGGGGAGTCTGTCAGAGATGGGCAGCcaacaggagcggcgccagggtttctgacaccctaggcggacggccattttgaCACCCCCCacgggtccagtggacctactgcagtcatgccagcagacggtccgctgctggaaaggctccggtagagctgccgcagtgacGCCGGCAGGCGGcctgctggtctaaaggctctggtggagctgccgcaggcatgactgcagtaggtctgccagagcctttagaccagcgcagtGTCCGCCGAagtgactgcggcagctccaccggagtctttccagcagcggaccatccgctgGCATGAccgcggtaggtccactggatcTGCATGCcgccgaccccccccccccccggcaaaatagcgccccccaaaaattctggcgccctaggccattgcctaggttgcctaaatggtagcaccggccctggcagCCAAACACAGAGCTGCTCAGACCTGGCAGGCCTGCAGAGAACCTTCTTCCTAATTGCCTCATGCTACCATCAAGCCTGTACCTCCTTTCTTGTCTTGAGGGATCCAGATGTTCAGATAAAGACAGTCCTCGCTCCCATGAGTACCGGTTTGGGTTAGCGTGACCTGCATGCAACGGTTTTTGTACTCCTTGGCCTTCAGTGTACCTACAAGGTGAGAGAAAATAACATCCCACTTCAGAATCCTCGGCTCCATCCTGCAAGCCTGCGACTCAGGTCCTGTTCCCGTCCCTCACTCACCGTCAAGGCATTTTCCAACTAGCAAAACAGCTGTGATGAGACACGCCCTTTCCCCCTTCTAACTGGCCGCCTCATACCCACGAGACTGCAGAAGCAAACCTTGGGAATTGTGGCCACAGAATCTGCAGGTGCCTAGCTCTGTCCTGGCACTTCCGCCCAGAGTTTCTGTCTACAATCATCATCCCTTCTAACAGCCCGGCGAAAATCTTAGTGACATTCACTTAGCGAATGAAAGCAACACCGGACCCAGCTCCTGCACGCAACAACCTGCCCAGCTGATCACCTGAATGAAAGTGCCGTATGTTACCGTGAGGGCAAGGTatgccagggagaaggggagcaggACTTCATGATGATCATGAGGGTGGAGTAAAATATATCCCTAGATAAAATCATTGGCAGCCACCATTGACCTGCAGGGGTATGAAAGCTAGAGCCTCTCTCAGAGGAGGCCTCTGTGAAACTCAGCAAGATGGCTAATGCAGTATTGGGAAAACAAACCAGGCTTCCAAAATGGTATGAGAATTAAAATGTTCTCGGGGTGAGGgcagaaaacaaaacattctaAATGTGTGTCTTACCATCCCAGCCAGGATGTTGCTGAGGGTCTTCAAAACGCTTTGGAGGAGCAGCAAAAGGGATTCCTCTGAAGATATCGACATAGTCACCGAAGAGACTCAGTTTTTCATTGACGCCCTCAACAAAACCTCCTTCAGTGTATACTATGCCCAGCTAAACACATGACAAGAGGAGAGAAGGGAAGCAAACACCTTCCCGTGAACGTAGATAGATAGGCAGAATTCACAGCAGGAACACAAACCTCTCCAATCATTCAGCCCTAAGATGCATTCGCTATGAAAACAGCATGTTTCCACAGTAGCGGTGTTCCTAACCAGACTTATTTTACATCAATTGAAACAGCATCCTCTGAAAACTTCATAAAATTAATGACcacctgtgatgaagtggggggggaggattttcttgttttttccttGAAATAACTTGCACTTGTGTTCAGAATTTTATCCAGCAAGTACTTCTAAGTGTTTTACAAATATTAGATGGTGATAAATCTTGACtgcattctacagatggggataCTGAGACACTGCAAGGAAGTGAcatgaaatcaaagggagttccAGCAAGAAATTTTTGAACTTAAATGTTTTTATGCAATACTGAAGATAGCCCGTGCAACACGAGTCTATTATTCACAAGGGTTGAGATTTTTAATGAAGTTTAAGAGAGAGTCAGGCACCTAGATCCCCTTGAATATCAACACATATTGGGATTCTCAATGGAGCTTAAGTATCAGACTTACCCCAACTGGCCACTTCAAGGGCTACGGGAGAAGTGAGGTTGACTCATAACAAACAGAACTGGACCTTAAATTACTCCGCAGAAAATCCGACAGTCAAGATATAAACAGATGAGATGCAAAAGAGAAATATTTGCCACCACTTGCTGCCAAAATCATCACAATGGGCTCCCCAGTATCCGGCCAGAAGCTGTACAGAAGAATAATTCCTACCCTTCAGCATTACTGAGGAGGCATGAGGTGCTCAGGGAGACACAGCAGGGAGGAGAAAGCTGGGTGGCTCTTGTTTCACTGGATGAAAGCTACACAGATACTAGTAAGGGGAAGATGAGCGTTGGCGAGAGAAACAAAGGCTAGTCCCATTCAAACTCTCTGGGTACACGTTAGCTGTCTGCACTCAGTAGCCTGAATTTCCCATTTCCATTACTTACCTCAtccaaagttaaaaacaaaaccagccccttgcTACTCTGCCTTTCTACTTAACCACAGCCCACCAGTACACATCCGTTGATGCCAGTGGATCAACAGTTTGCAGAACTGCTTCCCTGTCCCTCACTTCCCTTCCTAACATGCCCATTCAAACTCCTGTGGGAAGACCGTAAGACAGGGCTCTGCCACCCACAGGATGTGGAATATCCCTTATGCAGCTACTCTGCAGGTTGCCCCGCAATTCCATCGCTTTCCCGAATTCATAAAACAGTAAAAAGGATTTGAGAGAACAGAAAATTTGTCCCCAATGAATGCATAATACCGAAGAATAAGTTGTAACTTATTTTACTTGTATTTGATTCTAGATATATCACACAAGGCATGCTTCAACTCCGATACCATTGTAAGCAGCCCGTTCTGTGCACTTGATCAACATTTTCTCAAAAATGCTCTATTTGGGTTGGAACTTTCCACATTTCATCTCACCTGTATCTAAGTGGTTCACTGTGCTGAAAGTTGATTTAAGGTCTGGTCAGCTACTGACGTAGGCAATTGGTGGGAAAGATtccatttgttttataaaaaaaatcggcagcaaaattaaatacaaaattaaaacagatgatgattaaaaacaaaccacTGTGGAATAGTTACATTGTGCCTGAACTTAATGCCTGACACACCaaaaatttccactgatttcaatgagttttggatGCACTAAGAATGCATGCAGGATCAACGGTATGTTtgagaatatatattttaaagtacattgcaaataaaaaaaggagTTTGTTTTATTATATTGTTGCCTGCAACTATTGATTAACTCCACAGTGCTCCAGGTATATTTTTGGTATCTCTATAAGTGGAAACATTTAAAAGATACTGACTTGCGTAAATCAGTATTGAACAATACTATAGTGTTACAGATAAAGTTGTTTCTGTTCTTTAAATCTTggtcaaaaggggaaaaaaatgcaaaatccATGTTAGTACAACAGGGAAGTTGCAAATTTGAACTCATGAATCAGGAAGTGCAAACATTAAGGTTCTAATGGCAACAATGAATCACCCAGACATACCCCTTAATAGTATTTGCAATGGCTAAATGTAGAACTCTATATAAAATAGGTGTAAAGTTtctattggaatgttaaaatgagTATTTCCTAAATAGGTGTGCATTCAGATTTGCAACCTTTATGTTGCAGAACCAACAAGGTTTCCACACTTAATAGATTCCTCTTTCCTTACCCAGAAAAAcgaagaggaagaaagaaaaagcagaaagtggCGTGCTGCAGACAATGGTTTCTATCGGGGAGGTAGTAGGCAATGAGATGTACATTAAAGAAGAACTGCAAAGGAACGGAAAAATGGGTTGGAGCCCTTCATATACTATAAAGTAGCAAGGGGACAAAGTCCTTTCCCCccttttgcaggtcacctttaatagAAGTCTTAGATAACTATCCAAAATAGCTACAACAGATGTTTTCTCATCTAGCTATGGGCATACAAAACCTTAAAAGCACATTTTTCTTCTAACTAAGCAGCCTATTTTCACTTTAAAGCCATTTACCTTTACATTGACTGTTATGCATCAATGAACTATCTCATACTTACCGTTGTAGCCCTTGCTACCCCAAGGTAGCATGCTAGGGCAAAGCACAGAACCTCCCAATGACCCATGATGCGTGCTGGACAAACCTGGCCCAGCATGTATGCCTATATATACTGTATAGGAGTGCAGATACTGGCATACGCCCACGCAGCTCTGCGTAACGCCCATCTAACTGCCGTGTGCACCAGTGGAGACTGCACACACCTGCAATTCTCCTGGCTGCAGCCAGATCTTTCATTTCATGGTTGAAAATGTAGATAACTGGCACTAGAGTATGAGAGACCTCCAGCTGTTGCTGTAATGGGCTGGAAGCCAACCTTTTCATGAGTTCCATGTCTATAACAGTTctatgggggaaggggaaagactCCCTAAGAAGGCCCCAT is part of the Gopherus flavomarginatus isolate rGopFla2 chromosome 17, rGopFla2.mat.asm, whole genome shotgun sequence genome and harbors:
- the CEL gene encoding bile salt-activated lipase; this encodes MLGQVCPARIMGHWEVLCFALACYLGVARATTLGIVYTEGGFVEGVNEKLSLFGDYVDIFRGIPFAAPPKRFEDPQQHPGWDGTLKAKEYKNRCMQVTLTQTGTHGSEDCLYLNIWIPQDKKGVSTNLPVMIWIYGGAFLLGGGQGANFLNNYLYDGQEIAVRGKVIVVTFNYRVGPLGFLSTGDASVPGNYGLKDQHMAIAWVKRNIKAFGGDPENITIFGESAGAASVSLQTLSPYNKGLIKRAISQSGVGLCTWAIQENPLFWATKVAEKVGCPTDDTTALGNCLRVTDPQAVTLAYHLELVNLPYPLVHYLAFAPVVDGDFLPDQPENLFANAADIDYIAGTNNMDGHIFAGIDMPAINRPLVKITAEEVYNLVRGLTLQKGVRAANATFSLYTQLWNDNPDQEVMKRTVVDLETDYIFLIPTQQTLALHNANARNAKTYSYVFSQPSRMPVYPSWVGADHADDLQYVFGKPFSTPLGYWPKHRTVSKALIAYWTNFARTGDPNKGESTVPIGWIPYTREEGYYLEINSDINYDSVKQSLRASYVQFWNTVYQSLPDVPSPFLD